A part of Dehalogenimonas sp. W genomic DNA contains:
- a CDS encoding PIG-L deacetylase family protein, which translates to MTEINGKVMVIFAHPDDAEFTAGGTIARWTNEGRRVSYVVCTDGSKGAEIEQLDKEDLVTMRQSEQRQAAAILGVAEVTFLEYPDGELSSNRGFVANLTRLIRQFRPVTLLTWDPWRPYQLHTDHRTVGFAALDAVMASGNMRYFPEQLRNNLEVHQIKEIFLFGTDQPDTWVDISSTFNRKIEAIRQHASQMTDPDEVIRHVEEWNSHVGYTQGYSYAEPFKILHPECSICR; encoded by the coding sequence ATGACTGAAATAAATGGAAAAGTGATGGTCATATTTGCCCATCCCGATGATGCTGAGTTCACCGCCGGCGGCACCATCGCCAGGTGGACCAACGAAGGCCGAAGGGTAAGTTACGTGGTTTGCACTGACGGCAGCAAAGGTGCCGAGATTGAACAACTTGACAAGGAAGACCTCGTAACAATGAGACAGTCGGAACAACGGCAGGCAGCTGCGATACTCGGTGTCGCTGAGGTGACATTCCTGGAGTACCCGGACGGTGAGCTATCGAGCAATCGGGGATTCGTCGCGAACCTGACAAGGCTGATAAGACAATTCCGTCCAGTAACATTACTTACCTGGGACCCTTGGCGTCCATACCAGCTTCATACCGACCACCGCACCGTCGGGTTCGCAGCCCTTGATGCTGTCATGGCCTCGGGCAACATGCGATATTTCCCGGAACAGCTCCGCAATAATCTTGAGGTACACCAGATAAAAGAAATTTTCCTTTTCGGCACCGACCAACCGGACACCTGGGTAGATATCAGCTCAACTTTCAACCGGAAAATCGAGGCCATCCGGCAGCATGCCAGCCAAATGACTGATCCCGACGAAGTCATCCGACATGTTGAGGAGTGGAATTCCCATGTCGGTTACACACAAGGGTATTCGTATGCAGAGCCCTTCAAAATACTGCATCCCGAATGCTCTATCTGCCGGTAA
- a CDS encoding CGGC domain-containing protein produces the protein MKVGLIRCLQTEDMCPATVCFKVMDTKKLAFEEIEEDIEIVGVNTCGGCPGKKAVTRAAEMVKRGADTIVLASCITRGNPIGFACPHIDQMRPAIERKVGDTIRIIDYTH, from the coding sequence ATGAAGGTAGGATTGATACGATGCTTACAGACCGAGGATATGTGTCCGGCAACGGTCTGTTTTAAGGTTATGGATACCAAAAAGCTGGCGTTCGAAGAAATCGAAGAGGACATTGAAATTGTCGGGGTGAATACCTGTGGCGGCTGTCCTGGTAAGAAGGCGGTAACCCGGGCAGCGGAGATGGTCAAAAGAGGTGCCGATACCATCGTGCTGGCCTCATGCATCACCAGAGGCAACCCGATAGGCTTCGCGTGCCCGCATATCGACCAGATGCGCCCGGCGATTGAGCGTAAAGTCGGCGACACCATACGCATCATCGATTACACGCACTGA
- a CDS encoding metalloregulator ArsR/SmtB family transcription factor yields the protein MEDEIYQYHAEMCQVFSHAKRLEAINLLRDGELSVSELAHKLGLNVGNLSQHLSMMKERRILISRKEGNMVYYRIVNPKLVRCFDMMREMLFEQIRHDAALIQ from the coding sequence ATGGAAGACGAGATTTACCAATACCACGCAGAGATGTGCCAGGTATTTTCGCATGCTAAAAGGTTGGAGGCCATCAACCTTCTCAGGGATGGGGAGCTGTCGGTGTCAGAGTTGGCGCACAAGCTGGGCCTTAATGTGGGAAATCTGTCGCAGCATTTATCCATGATGAAGGAGCGTCGCATCCTGATCTCCCGAAAGGAAGGTAATATGGTCTACTACCGGATTGTTAATCCCAAGCTTGTCCGGTGCTTTGACATGATGCGGGAAATGCTGTTTGAGCAAATCAGGCATGACGCAGCTTTAATTCAATAA
- a CDS encoding propionyl-CoA synthetase, giving the protein MSGQYEKAFLESIEHPEAFWGKAAEQIHWHKPFQQVLDQSKAPFYDWFSGGELNTCYNAVDAHVNAGRGEQTAVIYDSPVTNTITKYTYAQLLDKVAKFAGVLVNNGVVKGDRVIIYMPMIPETVIAMLACARIGAVHSVVFGGFAPQELAVRINDAQPKLILSASCGIEGARVIEYKPLLDRAMDLATYKPDKCIIFQRPQVRSNLFEGRDLDWAEQEQHAEHVGCTMVKSTDPLYILYTSGTTGIPKGIVRDNGGHAVALKWTMKNIYNVEPGDVFWAGSDVGWVVGHSYIVYAPLLYGCTTVLYEGKPIGTPDPGAFWRVISQHNVKVLFCAPTVLRAIKKEDPNGEYLKKYDLAGFKYLFQAGERLDPDTYHWASNLLKVPVIDHWWQTETGWAVASNCVGLELLPIKAGSPTKPVPGYQVVVMDEEGQVLPRGKEGTIAIKLPLPPGNLTTLWQNDQKYKESYLEHYPGFYLTGDGGYFDQDGYIYIMGRIDDVINVAGHRLSTGAMEEILASHDEVAECAVIGVADGLRGEIPLGFVVLKNGVTKAPGIIVQELISMVRDRIGAFAYLRNVAVVKRLPKTRSGKILRSTMRKIADSQAYVVPPTIDDPVILGEITSSLQTIGYAAGTQR; this is encoded by the coding sequence ATGTCAGGACAATATGAGAAGGCTTTTCTTGAATCCATTGAGCACCCAGAAGCTTTTTGGGGGAAAGCGGCTGAGCAGATTCACTGGCACAAGCCTTTCCAGCAAGTACTGGATCAGTCAAAGGCCCCTTTTTACGATTGGTTTTCCGGCGGGGAATTAAATACCTGCTATAACGCTGTTGATGCGCACGTTAACGCCGGGAGAGGCGAACAGACTGCGGTAATCTATGACAGCCCGGTTACCAATACGATCACCAAATACACTTATGCTCAATTATTGGATAAGGTAGCTAAATTTGCCGGCGTCCTGGTGAACAACGGGGTAGTCAAAGGCGACCGGGTCATTATATATATGCCGATGATACCGGAAACAGTGATTGCCATGCTGGCGTGTGCCCGCATTGGCGCGGTGCATTCCGTGGTATTCGGCGGATTCGCCCCTCAGGAACTGGCGGTCCGTATCAACGATGCCCAGCCGAAGCTTATTCTGTCCGCGTCGTGCGGCATAGAAGGCGCCCGCGTTATTGAGTACAAGCCGTTATTAGACCGGGCGATGGATTTAGCAACTTACAAACCGGATAAATGCATCATTTTTCAGCGGCCTCAGGTCCGGTCTAATCTGTTTGAGGGCCGTGATCTTGACTGGGCGGAACAGGAACAGCACGCCGAACACGTCGGTTGCACCATGGTTAAGTCCACCGATCCCCTGTATATTCTCTATACTTCCGGGACTACCGGCATACCAAAGGGGATCGTCCGGGATAACGGCGGGCATGCTGTCGCATTAAAGTGGACCATGAAGAACATCTATAACGTAGAGCCGGGTGACGTATTCTGGGCCGGGTCTGATGTGGGATGGGTCGTAGGCCACTCTTACATCGTGTATGCCCCGTTGTTATACGGCTGTACTACGGTGCTGTATGAAGGCAAACCGATTGGGACCCCCGATCCGGGCGCATTCTGGAGAGTGATTTCGCAGCATAACGTTAAAGTGTTATTTTGCGCGCCGACCGTATTGCGGGCCATCAAGAAGGAAGACCCGAACGGTGAGTACCTGAAAAAATATGATCTTGCCGGTTTCAAATATCTGTTTCAAGCCGGCGAGAGACTTGATCCGGATACGTATCACTGGGCCAGTAATCTCCTGAAGGTGCCGGTGATAGACCACTGGTGGCAAACCGAAACCGGTTGGGCGGTTGCGTCTAACTGTGTCGGCCTGGAACTCTTGCCGATTAAGGCCGGGTCTCCGACGAAACCGGTGCCGGGCTATCAGGTCGTTGTCATGGATGAAGAAGGACAGGTGCTGCCCCGGGGAAAAGAGGGCACTATTGCCATCAAACTCCCGTTACCCCCGGGCAACCTGACAACACTCTGGCAAAATGACCAGAAATACAAGGAATCTTATCTGGAGCATTATCCGGGTTTCTATCTCACTGGCGACGGAGGATATTTTGATCAGGACGGATATATCTACATCATGGGCCGGATAGATGATGTGATTAATGTTGCCGGACACCGCCTTTCTACCGGGGCTATGGAAGAGATACTGGCCTCTCATGATGAAGTGGCAGAGTGCGCCGTTATCGGGGTGGCGGACGGTCTGCGCGGCGAAATTCCTCTGGGGTTTGTGGTGCTGAAAAACGGAGTGACCAAGGCTCCCGGTATTATTGTTCAGGAACTCATAAGTATGGTTAGAGACAGGATTGGGGCTTTTGCCTATCTGCGAAATGTGGCGGTGGTAAAACGGCTGCCGAAGACCCGGTCAGGCAAAATACTGAGAAGTACGATGCGTAAAATCGCCGACAGCCAGGCTTATGTTGTTCCGCCGACGATTGATGACCCGGTAATTCTGGGGGAAATAACCAGTTCTTTACAGACAATCGGTTATGCTGCGGGCACTCAGAGATAA
- the trpD gene encoding anthranilate phosphoribosyltransferase, which produces MMENKEFGARISRLIGKGNLTRRETREMFDELMTNSQPDLQQGAFLAALSAKGETSEEMAGAWEAIYEMDTVKASPVTPKPLLENSGTGMDTFKTFNVSTGAALVSAAAGNYMARHGARALSSRCGTIDLVEALGVDVECPALMVKTSVEQCGIGIFNGMSARIHPQALFRILSQIHFGSTLNISASLANPALPHYGARGVFAHGMVLPVAELMKVIGYTNALIFHGSNGKGLGLDEVSILGETIFAEIKDNRITTFTMTPSDFNIAEADDSELVPGDLETEAAMMVQLLAGKLGGAREDMVAVNAAPLLYLGGQTSTIVEGYKAAKEIIASGLALAKLRQWVSCQNQNPANGSATLNQIIERVEKALPVQ; this is translated from the coding sequence ATTATGGAAAACAAAGAATTCGGTGCCCGGATTTCACGCCTTATCGGCAAAGGCAACCTCACTCGCCGGGAAACCCGGGAGATGTTCGATGAGCTGATGACGAACTCTCAACCGGACTTACAGCAGGGGGCCTTTCTGGCAGCCTTATCCGCTAAGGGCGAAACATCTGAGGAGATGGCCGGGGCCTGGGAAGCTATTTACGAGATGGATACGGTGAAGGCATCACCTGTCACCCCCAAACCGCTGCTGGAAAACAGCGGCACCGGCATGGACACTTTCAAGACGTTCAATGTCAGCACCGGAGCGGCGCTGGTATCGGCAGCTGCGGGGAACTACATGGCTCGCCACGGAGCCCGGGCCCTGTCTTCACGTTGTGGCACCATAGATCTGGTTGAAGCGCTCGGCGTGGACGTGGAATGCCCGGCGCTCATGGTCAAAACCAGCGTGGAGCAATGCGGCATCGGGATTTTCAACGGCATGAGCGCCCGGATCCACCCGCAGGCTTTATTCAGGATTCTGTCGCAGATCCATTTCGGCAGTACGCTTAACATCTCGGCGTCTCTTGCTAATCCTGCGCTGCCGCACTACGGTGCGCGCGGTGTCTTTGCTCATGGCATGGTGCTGCCGGTGGCTGAACTCATGAAAGTAATTGGTTACACTAACGCCCTTATTTTCCACGGGTCCAACGGTAAAGGACTGGGACTGGATGAAGTCTCAATCCTGGGTGAAACGATTTTTGCCGAAATCAAGGATAACCGGATTACCACCTTTACCATGACACCATCTGATTTTAATATTGCCGAGGCCGATGACAGCGAACTGGTACCGGGAGACCTTGAGACCGAAGCCGCCATGATGGTCCAACTGCTGGCAGGCAAACTGGGTGGTGCCCGGGAGGACATGGTGGCCGTGAACGCCGCCCCGCTGCTGTATCTCGGCGGACAGACGTCCACTATCGTTGAAGGCTATAAGGCGGCAAAAGAGATAATCGCCTCCGGCCTGGCTCTGGCGAAGTTGCGACAATGGGTGAGTTGTCAAAACCAAAATCCGGCAAACGGGTCGGCTACACTGAATCAAATCATTGAGAGGGTTGAGAAAGCATTACCCGTGCAATAA
- a CDS encoding alcohol dehydrogenase catalytic domain-containing protein, whose protein sequence is MKAAILSGPNMLSVNHLSRPVCPAGGLLVRVVCCAICSSDARMVLKGHQGLVYPRIPGHELSGVVDESRNSCFVPGDRVQIYPGLSCGHCSACRRGEPRRCISLKTMGFSADGGFAEYISLEESSITSGGVNLIPRNVSDSQAALSEPLASCINAQEKARVGQGDTVLILGAGPLGLLHSRLARHLGAARILITEIDDRRLELAGELAQADRVINIGMERIPQVISDETGSRGVNVILLASNALPVVNLLPLLVEGGRLSLFAGISKDLSFERFDINQIHYRELEVTGAFGSTPAQNTTALDLIAGGFPVEDLITKTLSIDEISAGIEHTNDHQGLRAMVCFNA, encoded by the coding sequence ATGAAAGCGGCAATTCTATCAGGCCCCAACATGCTGTCGGTCAACCACCTCAGCCGGCCGGTTTGCCCGGCTGGAGGGTTGCTGGTAAGGGTGGTCTGCTGCGCCATCTGTTCCAGTGACGCCAGGATGGTGCTCAAGGGCCATCAGGGATTGGTTTACCCCAGAATTCCCGGTCACGAACTTTCCGGGGTGGTGGATGAAAGCCGGAATAGCTGTTTTGTTCCGGGTGACAGAGTTCAGATATACCCCGGGTTGAGTTGCGGTCACTGTTCCGCCTGCCGGCGCGGCGAACCCCGCCGTTGCATTTCGTTAAAGACCATGGGGTTCTCCGCTGACGGCGGTTTCGCCGAGTATATTTCACTTGAGGAGAGTTCCATTACTTCAGGCGGAGTCAATCTCATCCCCCGGAATGTCAGCGACAGTCAGGCCGCGTTAAGCGAACCTCTGGCCAGTTGTATCAACGCCCAGGAGAAGGCCAGAGTCGGGCAAGGCGACACGGTGCTGATATTGGGAGCGGGCCCCTTGGGCCTCCTGCACAGCCGTCTGGCCAGGCATCTTGGCGCCGCCAGGATTCTTATTACCGAGATAGATGACCGTCGCCTGGAATTGGCGGGGGAATTAGCCCAGGCGGACAGGGTCATCAACATCGGTATGGAGCGAATTCCCCAGGTGATTTCAGACGAAACCGGCAGCCGGGGCGTCAATGTTATCCTTCTGGCCTCCAATGCATTGCCGGTTGTTAATCTGCTTCCCCTTCTGGTTGAAGGCGGGCGATTATCGCTGTTTGCCGGCATCAGTAAAGATTTGAGTTTTGAGCGGTTTGATATCAACCAGATTCATTATCGCGAATTAGAGGTAACCGGGGCCTTCGGTTCCACTCCGGCACAAAATACCACCGCCCTGGACTTGATTGCCGGCGGCTTTCCGGTTGAAGACCTGATAACCAAAACACTGAGTATTGACGAAATAAGTGCAGGAATTGAGCACACCAATGACCACCAGGGGCTGCGGGCTATGGTCTGTTTCAATGCGTAA
- a CDS encoding proton-conducting transporter membrane subunit: MILGLFLTGGVFLLLAAIAAVFGRETSGLKRRQASLLLIITGCLAWLISSGLILAADSSLYLELYQLTPSLTISFHLDRLAAFFILIIALVAVCVAIYSFKYMEHSGTNRQRNFMAAAMASFILAMALTVASANFFSFIFFWEIMSLSSLFLVLYERDHAETPKAGIYYLVMTQFSTLFLLLGALLLNLYTGTLDITAAEGLLPVNAGIIFLVFLVGFGTKAGVMPFHKWLPFAHAAAPSNISALMSGVMLKVAIYGLVRLILDVMTPELWWGMVLLGFGTVSAVLGVIYALKEHDLKKSLAYHSIENIGIIVIGLGLFIIFSVFDLRVLAELSLFGALFHTLNHAIFKSLLFMTAGSVVVATHTRNIEDMGGLVKRMPGTAIIFLIGAAAISALPPLNGFASESMLFQAFLGAFQLPSQVVAILLFVALAAYALMSALAAAWLVRVFGAVFLALPRSTSAEHAHEAPRVMLIGPGILAGICVVLGIFSYQIIRGIGLELPLPDLLPISLIIIIVIFGAVLAVRRTKTPVRISETWACGIHRQTAKMEYTASGFSEPIITIFSPIFRTRKTAQRKFADKARAIVTGGKGEIHSLQFFEEHIYLPIAKLTYRIAGFVSRLHNVDLDAFILYTFVLIVIMVAVAGWWL, translated from the coding sequence ATGATACTGGGGCTTTTTTTAACCGGGGGAGTGTTTCTTCTGCTGGCAGCCATTGCGGCTGTGTTTGGCAGGGAAACGTCCGGGCTGAAACGCCGTCAGGCATCGCTGCTCCTGATAATAACCGGGTGCCTGGCCTGGTTAATTTCGTCCGGCTTGATTTTGGCCGCGGACTCAAGCCTGTATCTGGAACTTTATCAACTGACGCCCTCGCTAACTATTTCCTTCCACCTGGACCGGCTGGCGGCCTTTTTCATCCTGATTATCGCACTGGTGGCCGTTTGCGTCGCCATTTATTCATTCAAATACATGGAACACTCCGGCACCAACCGGCAACGAAATTTCATGGCGGCAGCCATGGCTTCTTTTATTCTGGCGATGGCGTTGACCGTGGCTTCGGCCAATTTTTTCTCCTTCATTTTCTTCTGGGAAATAATGTCGTTGAGCTCTTTATTTTTAGTGCTCTACGAACGAGACCACGCGGAAACGCCCAAGGCCGGCATCTACTACCTGGTAATGACTCAGTTTTCCACTTTGTTCCTGTTGCTGGGGGCGCTACTGCTGAATCTTTACACCGGGACGCTGGACATCACCGCCGCTGAAGGATTGCTGCCGGTTAACGCCGGCATTATCTTTCTGGTTTTCCTGGTGGGGTTCGGCACCAAAGCCGGGGTAATGCCCTTTCACAAATGGCTGCCGTTTGCCCATGCCGCCGCACCATCAAATATCTCGGCACTGATGTCCGGGGTGATGCTTAAGGTGGCGATTTACGGTTTGGTGCGCCTGATTCTTGACGTGATGACGCCGGAGTTGTGGTGGGGGATGGTGCTGCTGGGTTTCGGTACTGTTTCCGCAGTCCTGGGGGTTATTTATGCCCTCAAGGAACACGACCTCAAGAAATCATTGGCTTACCATTCCATAGAAAACATCGGTATCATCGTTATCGGCCTGGGGCTGTTTATTATTTTTAGCGTTTTCGACCTGAGGGTACTGGCGGAGTTATCTCTCTTCGGTGCCTTGTTCCACACCCTGAATCATGCGATCTTTAAAAGCCTGCTGTTCATGACCGCCGGTTCTGTGGTAGTGGCGACGCATACCAGGAATATTGAGGACATGGGCGGACTGGTGAAACGGATGCCGGGCACCGCGATCATCTTTCTCATCGGCGCTGCCGCTATCTCCGCCTTGCCGCCGCTTAATGGATTTGCTTCTGAATCGATGTTGTTTCAGGCATTTCTGGGGGCTTTCCAGTTGCCCAGTCAGGTGGTGGCGATATTGCTATTTGTGGCATTGGCGGCCTATGCGTTGATGAGCGCCCTGGCGGCGGCTTGGCTCGTCAGGGTATTCGGCGCGGTTTTTCTGGCATTGCCTCGTTCAACCAGCGCCGAACATGCCCATGAAGCACCCAGAGTGATGCTGATCGGCCCGGGTATTTTAGCCGGAATATGCGTGGTGCTGGGCATCTTCAGTTATCAAATCATCAGAGGCATAGGTTTGGAGTTACCTCTGCCGGACCTGCTGCCGATAAGTTTGATTATCATTATCGTTATTTTCGGGGCGGTTCTGGCGGTGCGCCGAACCAAAACCCCGGTCAGGATTTCCGAAACCTGGGCTTGCGGTATTCATCGGCAGACTGCCAAAATGGAATACACGGCGTCGGGTTTTTCCGAGCCGATCATTACCATTTTCAGCCCGATTTTCCGCACCAGAAAGACGGCGCAACGGAAATTTGCTGATAAAGCCAGGGCTATCGTCACAGGCGGCAAGGGGGAAATCCACTCTCTGCAATTCTTTGAGGAACATATTTACCTGCCTATTGCGAAACTGACCTACCGGATTGCGGGCTTTGTTTCTCGGCTCCATAACGTGGATCTTGATGCCTTTATCCTTTATACCTTCGTGCTTATCGTTATCATGGTGGCGGTGGCGGGGTGGTGGTTGTGA
- a CDS encoding respiratory chain complex I subunit 1 family protein — MMLETLIYVILNLAFVILISPLVMMLTRKVKALAQGRVGPPLLQGYFNLFKLLHKEIIYSPNASFITRLAPYLSFGFVMGAAAMVPVVFIPSGGLTGNIILFLYLLVSAKFFMALTGLDAGSTFGGMGASREMSLSAIMEPVTITAVAALAFVLKTIEIPQMFALTTAGSLAQYPTLILIALSLFIVLIVETARIPVDNPETHLELTMIHEAMTLEQTGPKLALMELSHGVKQTVLMALLINIIFPWGLATELSFSGVLLSLVSFAVKAAVLAVVIGIFESVLAKIRLFRLPSFMTLALFFSFATIVFELLA; from the coding sequence GTGATGCTGGAAACGCTGATCTATGTGATTCTTAATCTGGCGTTTGTCATTCTGATATCACCGTTGGTGATGATGCTGACCAGAAAGGTGAAGGCGCTGGCTCAGGGGCGGGTGGGGCCGCCGCTGCTACAGGGCTATTTTAATTTATTCAAATTGCTTCATAAGGAAATTATCTATTCGCCGAACGCCTCGTTTATCACCCGGCTGGCGCCTTACCTGAGTTTTGGCTTTGTCATGGGCGCGGCGGCGATGGTCCCGGTAGTGTTCATACCGTCCGGCGGCCTGACCGGTAATATAATCCTGTTTCTGTACCTCCTGGTGTCAGCCAAGTTCTTCATGGCTCTCACCGGCCTTGATGCCGGTTCAACCTTCGGTGGTATGGGCGCCTCCCGGGAAATGAGCCTTTCGGCCATCATGGAACCGGTCACCATTACCGCGGTGGCAGCTCTGGCTTTCGTGCTAAAGACGATTGAGATACCGCAGATGTTTGCGCTGACGACGGCGGGTTCGCTGGCGCAGTACCCGACGCTTATCCTGATTGCCTTATCGCTGTTTATTGTTCTGATTGTGGAAACAGCCAGAATACCGGTGGATAATCCGGAAACGCATCTGGAACTGACGATGATCCATGAAGCGATGACGCTGGAGCAGACAGGTCCTAAATTGGCGCTGATGGAGCTTTCGCACGGGGTAAAACAGACTGTCCTTATGGCTCTACTCATCAACATCATCTTTCCCTGGGGGCTGGCGACCGAGCTGTCTTTTTCCGGGGTTCTTCTGTCCCTTGTGAGTTTTGCCGTAAAAGCGGCAGTTCTGGCGGTGGTGATCGGCATTTTTGAGTCGGTGCTGGCCAAAATCCGCCTGTTCCGGCTGCCCAGCTTTATGACACTGGCGTTATTCTTTTCTTTTGCCACCATCGTTTTTGAGCTGCTGGCATGA
- a CDS encoding hydrogenase subunit: MNELLFTDDLIKILLVLVLGTAALIITQRSLLSLFSIYSVQSVLLAMIALLLFSEEGFTSLLLIAALTIVSKVIIIPVFLKRLLAAMPIKRDLEFNYLTPIGSIILSAVLFFIVYQAFVGFSEALDVSRLFILGAVIGVSLTLMGMMVIMSRRKVITKIIGYLSMENGVLLFSLFIAEMPFIIEVLIVVDLLMIIILSAILAFGIDSSVEAFHKRLNQLGLDFEE, translated from the coding sequence ATGAACGAATTATTATTCACCGATGACCTGATAAAAATTCTGCTGGTGCTGGTATTGGGCACCGCGGCGCTGATTATCACTCAGCGTTCGCTGTTATCTCTATTCTCCATCTATTCCGTGCAGTCGGTTTTGTTAGCGATGATTGCGCTCCTTCTCTTTTCAGAAGAGGGTTTTACCAGTTTACTGTTAATAGCGGCTTTGACTATCGTATCCAAAGTGATCATCATTCCTGTATTCCTCAAACGGTTGCTGGCAGCCATGCCAATTAAACGCGATTTAGAGTTCAACTATCTGACACCGATAGGATCAATCATTCTGTCAGCGGTGCTGTTTTTCATTGTGTACCAGGCTTTTGTCGGTTTTTCTGAAGCGCTGGATGTCAGCCGATTGTTCATTCTTGGTGCGGTCATCGGAGTGTCGCTGACCTTGATGGGTATGATGGTTATCATGAGCCGCCGGAAGGTCATTACCAAGATAATCGGTTATCTTTCCATGGAGAACGGAGTGCTGCTTTTTTCGCTGTTTATCGCCGAAATGCCCTTTATTATTGAAGTGCTGATTGTGGTGGACCTGCTGATGATTATCATCCTGTCCGCCATTCTGGCGTTCGGTATTGATTCCAGCGTGGAGGCTTTCCACAAGCGATTGAATCAATTGGGGCTGGATTTTGAGGAATGA
- a CDS encoding proton-conducting transporter membrane subunit, translated as MDSLIIFAFALPATIVAALSFYYGRHRASGDHRRLLNTLVIVEAVWYLGLSSWLLMADNPRFLMDNHYLFIDTLGGYEAVITSVLFLLAAVYARGYIASLLDSDEIESSLLGVFYAALALLPLVIIMGFLSNNLALLWIFIELSTLISVVLLVTLKARENITAALKYVFVTSTAMLFAFIGIILLFALSREVIVGGSLNWTELMATASTLSPRLFSFAFVFLFIGFAAKSGIVPFHTWLPAAYVRAPSVVAVMYGAVINLGLYAVIRIYAIGRAAGDEAFLQPILIGFGLVSILIGALAIIARTNTKKLIAFSGVEQAGLILLAFGLSTPVALFWALFHKFGNALVKTLLFFSAGIFHRQYRSNKYFAVKNPFGVQPLAAWGLIAGSAAAIGVPALPVFLAKFNILTVAASESVLLFVAVLVGFLLTAAGFGYYLIRAFSNETSDDGVRYRTPLAMKLPIIATLVALFTMGLYLPGWLETVLNNIVIDLGW; from the coding sequence ATGGATAGCCTGATTATCTTCGCCTTCGCTCTGCCGGCAACCATAGTCGCTGCTTTGTCCTTTTATTATGGCCGCCATCGGGCCTCAGGCGACCATCGCAGACTGCTCAACACACTGGTGATTGTTGAGGCCGTCTGGTACCTGGGATTGAGTTCCTGGCTGTTAATGGCTGATAACCCACGGTTTTTAATGGACAACCATTATTTGTTTATTGATACGCTGGGCGGTTATGAAGCGGTTATAACCTCTGTTTTATTCCTGCTGGCCGCAGTTTATGCCCGCGGGTATATCGCCTCGCTGTTGGATTCAGATGAAATTGAGAGTTCACTACTGGGGGTGTTTTATGCTGCCCTGGCCTTGTTACCGCTGGTAATCATAATGGGATTTCTGTCTAATAATCTGGCGCTGCTGTGGATCTTTATTGAATTATCCACGCTGATTTCCGTGGTGCTACTGGTGACGCTTAAGGCGCGGGAGAATATTACCGCTGCTTTGAAATATGTTTTTGTGACTTCTACGGCGATGCTGTTTGCCTTTATCGGCATTATTCTTTTATTCGCATTGTCCCGAGAGGTGATAGTCGGCGGCAGTCTGAACTGGACGGAACTGATGGCAACGGCCTCAACTCTTTCCCCCCGTTTGTTCAGTTTTGCCTTTGTTTTTCTGTTCATCGGGTTTGCGGCCAAATCAGGGATTGTACCTTTCCATACCTGGTTGCCGGCAGCCTATGTCCGAGCGCCTTCGGTGGTGGCGGTGATGTACGGTGCCGTCATCAACCTGGGTCTTTATGCGGTCATAAGAATCTATGCCATTGGTCGGGCAGCAGGTGACGAGGCGTTTCTCCAGCCGATACTTATTGGGTTTGGCCTTGTCAGTATTTTGATAGGGGCGCTGGCCATCATCGCCCGAACCAATACCAAGAAGCTCATCGCTTTTTCCGGGGTGGAACAGGCCGGTTTGATATTGCTGGCGTTTGGACTGAGCACACCGGTAGCGCTGTTCTGGGCTTTGTTTCATAAGTTTGGTAACGCGCTGGTCAAAACCCTGCTCTTTTTCTCCGCCGGGATTTTTCACCGGCAATACCGGTCAAACAAGTATTTTGCGGTCAAAAACCCGTTCGGTGTACAGCCACTGGCAGCCTGGGGTTTGATTGCGGGCTCTGCAGCCGCCATCGGTGTACCGGCGCTGCCGGTATTTTTGGCTAAATTCAATATCCTGACCGTAGCGGCATCGGAGTCAGTCCTATTGTTCGTGGCGGTGCTGGTCGGTTTTCTACTGACGGCTGCGGGTTTCGGGTATTACCTGATTCGGGCCTTTTCCAATGAAACCAGCGATGATGGCGTACGATACCGGACTCCACTGGCAATGAAACTGCCGATCATAGCGACGCTTGTAGCACTCTTCACCATGGGTTTGTATCTACCGGGCTGGCTGGAAACGGTACTCAATAATATCGTGATTGATCTTGGCTGGTAA